From Thermogladius calderae 1633, a single genomic window includes:
- the rpl4p gene encoding 50S ribosomal protein L4: protein MTWQLLVRVSSSERKKVGVLDENANKVGEIELPPVFNVPVRADLVRRAFLAAFTARLQPKGRDPLAGKRTTAYSWGVGYGIARVPRNPNGRARFVVSARGGRAAFPPTPDRVLREEINKKEKALALASALAATSDVGLVRRRGHIFGVNQLPVVLADSVEDSVDSTQKARELLVKLGLWSDVERSRDGTGIRAGKGKMRGRRYVEPKSILFVVSSTEKLFAKAVRNLPGVDVATPKDLSVLHLAPGGVPGRLTVFTKSALEEIGRRFEVISL from the coding sequence GTGACCTGGCAACTACTAGTCAGAGTTTCCTCGTCGGAGAGAAAAAAGGTGGGTGTGCTAGACGAGAACGCTAACAAAGTAGGCGAGATAGAGCTACCTCCAGTATTCAACGTCCCTGTTAGAGCAGACCTGGTCAGGAGAGCATTCCTAGCGGCCTTCACAGCGAGACTCCAACCCAAGGGTAGGGATCCTCTAGCAGGCAAGAGAACTACTGCCTACAGCTGGGGTGTAGGGTACGGTATAGCGAGGGTTCCTAGAAACCCTAACGGGAGAGCGAGGTTTGTTGTTAGCGCTAGAGGTGGGCGCGCAGCATTCCCGCCGACCCCTGATAGGGTGCTGAGAGAGGAGATCAACAAGAAGGAGAAGGCCCTCGCTCTCGCAAGCGCTTTGGCAGCGACAAGCGATGTCGGGCTGGTCAGGAGAAGAGGGCACATATTCGGTGTGAACCAGCTACCAGTCGTTTTAGCCGATAGTGTCGAAGACTCTGTCGACTCGACTCAAAAAGCTAGAGAGTTGTTGGTCAAGCTTGGTCTATGGAGCGACGTGGAGAGGAGCCGGGACGGAACCGGGATAAGGGCTGGTAAAGGGAAGATGAGGGGCAGAAGGTATGTGGAGCCCAAGAGCATCCTATTCGTTGTGTCCAGTACTGAGAAGCTGTTTGCTAAGGCTGTAAGGAACTTGCCGGGAGTCGACGTAGCTACGCCCAAAGACCTAAGCGTCCTTCACCTCGCCCCGGGTGGCGTACCAGGAAGGCTCACCGTCTTCACGAAGAGCGCTCTTGAGGAGATAGGAAGGCGGTTCGAGGTGATATCCCTGTGA
- a CDS encoding 50S ribosomal protein L3 produces MGHRKLEAPRHGSLGVRPRKRASELSVRVRTWPAKTWIELLEERYGSEVEKLNVVKRPTLLAFPVYKAGMTHAMVVEDRPHTPLTGKPVFTPVTALDAPPIVVLGLRTYVSENGSLKTYGEAWRSPVNAVAEVFEKFYKDNPFFKDAATKDIVRKYLSGLRKVNHGLVKPDPSGEYGFKFIETDYESRLKQILTGDVKAVSLIVSTIPVLSGIGKKKPEIFEIRVGGGKIDEITSYAEKVTGGYVSVTDVFIEGQLVDVIGVTKGKGFQGVIKRFGVKELPRWHKHRKGSRKIGARSPGFGTMSEPPQAGQTGFHRRTELNKRILKIGASGLEVVPKGGFLHYGLIYGPYILIDGSVIGTVKRALLLRHPVRPPAGWIPLTPPQITYLSLESKQGV; encoded by the coding sequence ATGGGTCATAGAAAACTAGAAGCGCCGAGACACGGGAGCCTAGGTGTAAGGCCGAGGAAGAGGGCTAGCGAGCTATCAGTACGTGTAAGGACTTGGCCCGCCAAGACGTGGATCGAGCTACTCGAGGAAAGATACGGGAGCGAAGTCGAGAAACTCAATGTCGTTAAAAGACCCACGCTACTAGCGTTCCCTGTATACAAGGCCGGTATGACCCATGCTATGGTCGTAGAGGACAGGCCCCACACGCCTTTAACAGGTAAACCCGTCTTTACACCTGTCACAGCATTAGACGCCCCGCCTATAGTGGTTTTAGGTCTGAGGACATACGTCTCCGAGAACGGCTCTTTGAAGACCTACGGAGAGGCGTGGAGAAGCCCTGTTAACGCTGTTGCCGAAGTCTTCGAGAAGTTTTACAAGGACAACCCGTTCTTCAAGGACGCGGCAACCAAGGACATTGTGAGAAAGTACCTCTCTGGTTTAAGGAAGGTCAACCACGGCCTAGTCAAACCGGACCCGAGCGGTGAGTACGGGTTTAAGTTTATTGAGACGGACTACGAGAGCAGGTTGAAGCAGATCTTGACGGGTGACGTGAAGGCCGTCAGCCTGATCGTCTCGACTATACCGGTTCTCTCGGGAATCGGCAAGAAGAAGCCCGAGATCTTCGAGATCAGAGTAGGGGGTGGGAAGATCGACGAGATAACCTCGTACGCCGAAAAGGTAACCGGAGGGTACGTGAGCGTCACAGACGTCTTCATCGAGGGCCAGCTCGTCGACGTTATAGGCGTAACTAAGGGGAAGGGCTTCCAGGGCGTTATAAAGAGGTTTGGTGTAAAGGAGCTACCCAGGTGGCACAAACACAGGAAGGGTAGTAGAAAGATCGGTGCCAGGAGCCCGGGCTTCGGCACGATGAGCGAGCCGCCTCAAGCAGGCCAAACGGGGTTCCACAGGAGGACGGAGTTGAATAAGCGGATACTCAAGATCGGCGCGAGCGGTCTCGAGGTAGTGCCGAAGGGCGGGTTCCTACACTACGGCCTGATCTACGGCCCATACATATTAATCGATGGTAGCGTCATAGGGACTGTTAAGAGAGCCCTGTTGCTGAGACACCCCGTTAGGCCGCCTGCTGGCTGGATACCTTTAACACCCCCGCAAATAACATACCTGAGCCTTGAAAGCAAGCAGGGTGTGTAG
- a CDS encoding AAA family ATPase produces MAINGDKATDPIVSKVREIYSQTIRKYPVIRNPPDIIRYLREHFKLIVKPYIVYITVAAFLNNRPVLFEGPPGTGKTEIGEAILSLWSGKSAFILPCSENYDEYRVIGDFHPAMAMSKGFNEESFIPRPLLAAMILGTGVLIDDIRRSSEEFQNLLLDIIDKRRIIIPELKRVYYQKDDGFQIILTSNPYDIAQGELSDAFLRRVVRVEFKYPTLEEEFEVIKLRLGDLVNRLEPRLIEEALQIVRTLRQKAVYKPGISDSVMWLTLASLLAEARGLDKAGRNELADAGRAVLLKNVEDEALLNELLPTRE; encoded by the coding sequence ATGGCAATTAACGGCGATAAAGCCACTGACCCGATAGTAAGTAAAGTCCGTGAGATCTACTCCCAGACTATCCGGAAGTACCCGGTGATAAGAAACCCGCCCGATATTATCAGGTATCTTAGGGAGCACTTCAAGCTCATAGTTAAACCGTATATAGTGTATATCACAGTGGCGGCGTTCTTAAACAACAGACCTGTCCTGTTCGAGGGGCCGCCTGGTACCGGGAAAACAGAAATAGGAGAGGCGATTTTAAGCCTCTGGAGCGGCAAGTCGGCGTTCATCCTGCCCTGTAGCGAAAACTACGACGAGTACCGTGTCATAGGGGACTTTCACCCCGCGATGGCGATGAGCAAGGGCTTCAACGAGGAGAGCTTTATACCGAGACCCCTACTAGCAGCCATGATACTTGGCACAGGGGTCTTAATAGACGACATAAGGAGGAGTAGCGAAGAGTTCCAGAACCTCTTGCTGGATATAATAGATAAGAGGAGGATCATAATCCCGGAGCTGAAGCGGGTGTACTACCAGAAGGATGACGGCTTTCAGATCATTCTCACGAGCAACCCCTACGACATAGCACAGGGTGAGCTGAGCGACGCTTTTCTGAGGCGGGTTGTCAGGGTGGAGTTCAAGTACCCGACCCTCGAGGAGGAGTTCGAGGTGATAAAGTTGAGGCTAGGAGACCTGGTTAATAGACTAGAGCCCAGGCTGATCGAGGAGGCTCTTCAAATAGTCAGGACCCTTCGCCAGAAAGCCGTGTACAAGCCGGGTATTTCAGATAGCGTCATGTGGCTTACGCTAGCCTCCCTACTCGCAGAGGCGCGGGGGCTAGACAAGGCTGGCAGAAACGAGTTAGCAGATGCAGGTAGGGCAGTACTGCTCAAGAACGTCGAGGACGAGGCGTTGTTGAATGAGCTACTACCAACACGTGAGTGA
- a CDS encoding 50S ribosomal protein L2 produces MGKRILTQRMGRGSPTFRSPGHLHIAPAKYPQLPVDKTFKGKVVDLVHDPGRWVPLARVVLETGEEFYIPAVEGMYVGQVIEVGPEAKIENGNILPVGKIPEGTQVANIEKNPGDGGRYARAGGTYAVVVGRSGNRTQIQLPSGRVVEVSNEARATIGVIAGGGRVEKPLLKAGASYYKWKAKAHKWPRVRGLAMNPVSHPHGGGRHVGRPTTVARNTPPGRKVGHIAARRTGRRKGK; encoded by the coding sequence ATGGGTAAGAGGATTCTCACCCAGAGAATGGGTAGGGGCTCACCTACATTCAGGAGTCCGGGACACTTACATATCGCCCCTGCTAAGTATCCCCAACTACCCGTAGACAAGACCTTTAAAGGGAAAGTCGTAGACCTAGTTCACGACCCTGGCAGGTGGGTGCCACTCGCTAGAGTAGTACTAGAGACGGGTGAAGAGTTCTATATTCCAGCAGTAGAGGGGATGTACGTAGGACAGGTGATCGAGGTAGGTCCTGAGGCCAAGATCGAGAACGGTAACATCCTACCAGTAGGTAAGATACCCGAGGGTACTCAAGTCGCCAACATAGAGAAAAACCCTGGTGATGGAGGGAGGTATGCTAGGGCTGGCGGGACGTATGCTGTGGTTGTGGGGAGGTCGGGGAACAGGACGCAGATACAGTTGCCTAGCGGGCGTGTAGTCGAGGTATCTAACGAGGCTAGGGCCACTATAGGCGTGATAGCTGGAGGAGGTAGGGTCGAGAAGCCGCTCTTGAAGGCTGGTGCTTCCTACTACAAGTGGAAGGCAAAGGCCCACAAGTGGCCTAGAGTACGCGGTCTCGCGATGAACCCCGTCTCGCACCCACATGGAGGCGGTAGGCACGTAGGTAGGCCTACTACGGTCGCTAGGAACACCCCGCCCGGTAGGAAGGTCGGTCACATAGCGGCGAGAAGGACTGGGAGAAGAAAGGGTAAATAA
- a CDS encoding 50S ribosomal protein L23: MSEQDRLAKVIIRPVHSEKALTLIDKNNTLVFIVDRTANKTLIKEAVEKLFNVKVVRVNTVITPRGEKKAYVKLASEYKASDVATQLGLL, translated from the coding sequence GTGAGCGAGCAGGACAGGTTGGCTAAAGTCATCATCAGGCCCGTCCACAGCGAGAAGGCCTTGACACTCATAGACAAGAACAATACACTAGTATTCATAGTCGACAGAACCGCTAATAAGACTCTCATAAAAGAGGCCGTTGAAAAGCTCTTCAACGTTAAAGTAGTTAGGGTTAATACGGTGATCACGCCTAGAGGTGAAAAGAAGGCTTACGTCAAGCTGGCCAGCGAGTACAAGGCTAGCGATGTAGCCACCCAATTAGGCTTACTGTGA